From one Candidatus Nitrospira nitrosa genomic stretch:
- a CDS encoding MotA/TolQ/ExbB proton channel family protein, whose product MFQAGPLGIIMSLGIVSKVVLLLLLGFSIISWAVIFYKWASFRAADEKDRRFMAVLLRARDVEEVSRQVQQTTGSPCAKIFHTVVQRIGYIPTEMKENGALAFDRHVMERTAAHIAQSQIAKLESFLPFLATTGNISPFVGLLGTVMGIIDSFREIGAQGTASIAAVAPGVSEALIATAAGLFAAIPAVIAYNYFLTRIRRTALQMDSVVVELLALIPPQAKSVDPVAAGAKG is encoded by the coding sequence ATGTTTCAAGCTGGCCCACTGGGAATCATCATGTCGTTGGGGATCGTCTCCAAGGTGGTCCTCTTGTTACTGTTGGGTTTTTCCATCATTTCCTGGGCGGTTATTTTCTATAAGTGGGCAAGCTTTCGTGCCGCCGACGAGAAAGACCGCCGTTTCATGGCGGTGCTCTTGCGGGCCCGAGATGTCGAAGAAGTCTCGCGGCAGGTGCAACAAACGACCGGAAGCCCCTGCGCAAAGATTTTTCATACCGTCGTCCAGCGGATCGGCTATATCCCTACGGAGATGAAAGAGAACGGCGCGCTCGCCTTTGATCGGCATGTGATGGAGCGAACGGCGGCTCATATCGCTCAGAGTCAAATCGCCAAGTTGGAATCTTTTCTTCCTTTCCTTGCGACAACCGGAAATATCAGTCCGTTCGTTGGGCTGTTGGGAACCGTGATGGGCATCATCGATTCGTTTCGGGAAATCGGTGCCCAGGGCACGGCCAGTATTGCGGCTGTAGCCCCTGGAGTGTCTGAGGCCTTGATTGCCACCGCTGCCGGGTTATTCGCGGCGATTCCTGCGGTCATTGCCTACAATTACTTCCTGACGCGCATCAGGCGTACGGCGTTGCAGATGGATTCCGTTGTGGTGGAACTCCTGGCCCTGATCCCACCTCAGGCCAAGTCCGTTGATCCAGTTGCCGCCGGAGCGAAGGGATGA
- a CDS encoding biopolymer transporter ExbD, translated as MIFETRQRRFLAEINVIPLVDVVLVLLVIFMVTAPMLYRGMDIKLPTSASNTIKPEIRAVLTIEKDQRLYLDKDQVSVAQLERKLHLLKQEHAEVSLYLRADRDVPYGVVVQVMDGVKKAGIEKLGMVTDPTTGPERITEATSPLPNQ; from the coding sequence ATGATTTTCGAGACAAGGCAGCGTCGGTTTTTGGCCGAGATCAATGTGATTCCACTGGTCGATGTGGTCTTGGTGTTATTAGTCATCTTCATGGTCACCGCGCCGATGCTGTATCGTGGAATGGACATCAAATTGCCGACGTCTGCCTCGAACACCATCAAACCGGAAATTCGAGCCGTGTTGACGATCGAAAAGGATCAACGGCTGTATCTCGACAAAGATCAAGTCAGCGTGGCTCAGCTCGAGCGAAAGTTGCATCTCCTGAAGCAAGAACATGCGGAAGTCTCCTTGTATTTACGTGCCGATCGTGATGTGCCGTATGGGGTTGTGGTTCAGGTCATGGATGGAGTCAAAAAGGCCGGGATTGAAAAACTCGGCATGGTGACCGATCCCACAACCGGCCCCGAACGGATCACGGAGGCGACGTCTCCTCTGCCTAACCAGTAG
- a CDS encoding energy transducer TonB, with protein sequence MISDDEWQAKLARRLSRALFVSLVLHLGILAVVAWIRLPRHGERPLASVEISLASLPAPQVKTLEPQKSQPVSKEKDVERPKPTPQNKSVDSPKPIERATTIAPPKAVPVPKQASVPPPAVSPPPVSPPVTRAKSSNDVMSEIMKGIELPPDAPKRGDLSPEEKPRTTSAMKLPDVPVVSDTKDLTGKPVVQKSSSSLTEDLAKDLDEEFKKISKLEVPKAAASVDVPVRPAPQPAPQVEAKVPSVKAVDTTLKVPGMAPGSNAYLALVRQRISNSWSAPPLDLTNQVYVVIVQFRLHRDGKVTGVSIEQSSGNEYYDLAGKRAVLSANPLPAFPADISDSYFDAHFTFTVGEPQG encoded by the coding sequence ATGATATCGGATGATGAGTGGCAGGCGAAGCTGGCTCGCCGCCTGAGCCGTGCCCTGTTCGTCTCCCTCGTGTTGCATCTCGGTATCTTGGCCGTCGTGGCGTGGATTCGCTTGCCGCGTCACGGTGAACGACCGCTCGCGTCCGTCGAGATTTCGCTGGCCAGCCTTCCGGCGCCTCAGGTGAAAACTCTTGAGCCTCAAAAGAGCCAACCGGTTTCGAAAGAGAAAGACGTAGAACGCCCCAAACCGACGCCGCAGAATAAGTCCGTCGACTCGCCTAAACCGATTGAGCGTGCCACGACGATTGCGCCACCAAAGGCAGTTCCCGTCCCGAAGCAGGCATCGGTACCGCCTCCGGCTGTTTCTCCCCCGCCGGTTTCTCCTCCCGTCACTCGGGCGAAATCATCGAATGATGTGATGAGCGAGATCATGAAAGGCATCGAGTTACCACCGGATGCTCCGAAACGCGGAGACCTCAGTCCTGAGGAGAAGCCGAGGACGACATCGGCGATGAAGCTGCCTGATGTACCGGTCGTGTCGGATACGAAAGATCTCACGGGGAAGCCTGTGGTCCAGAAATCGTCTTCGTCCCTGACGGAAGATCTTGCGAAAGACTTGGATGAAGAGTTCAAGAAGATCAGCAAGCTGGAAGTGCCAAAAGCCGCGGCTTCGGTCGATGTTCCGGTAAGGCCTGCGCCCCAGCCGGCTCCCCAAGTTGAGGCAAAAGTACCAAGTGTCAAGGCCGTCGATACGACGCTGAAGGTTCCAGGAATGGCTCCTGGGTCGAATGCTTATCTGGCGCTGGTCCGGCAGCGCATCAGTAATAGCTGGAGTGCTCCACCGCTGGACCTGACCAACCAGGTGTATGTGGTCATCGTCCAATTCAGACTGCATCGGGACGGGAAAGTCACGGGTGTCTCCATCGAACAATCGTCCGGGAACGAGTATTATGATTTGGCGGGGAAGCGGGCGGTTCTGAGCGCAAATCCATTGCCGGCCTTCCCGGCCGATATTTCCGATTCATACTTTGATGCCCACTTTACCTTCACCGTGGGCGAGCCCCAAGGATAA
- the pal gene encoding peptidoglycan-associated lipoprotein Pal yields the protein MKTLAVTPLPVILGVLLLLSPACSKKAVQSGGDTRALQEEMARGGAKGGTSSSFPDTSFSGKDDANGLRGIDRNPLEERLGSGGHNGSGTVSPNSTLMAKSDPGAATRQLAEIRAEQTASAAAGLRDVFFAYDSFSITDEGRHALSNDAEWIKSNAQVQLKIEGHCDERGTSAYNLVLGEKRAKAVRNYLVELGVVPQHLSVVSYGKERPFCTEHGEQCYSMNRRGHLVVKVGK from the coding sequence ATGAAAACATTAGCAGTCACCCCCCTACCAGTAATTCTTGGTGTGCTCCTGCTGCTGAGTCCGGCTTGCTCAAAGAAAGCCGTCCAATCGGGAGGCGATACCCGTGCGTTACAGGAAGAGATGGCACGAGGAGGGGCAAAAGGTGGGACAAGTTCGAGCTTCCCCGATACCTCGTTTTCCGGAAAAGATGATGCGAATGGTCTGCGGGGAATAGATCGAAACCCATTAGAAGAACGGCTCGGTAGCGGTGGTCACAACGGAAGTGGAACGGTGAGCCCGAATAGTACGCTGATGGCCAAGTCCGATCCTGGGGCTGCGACGCGTCAGCTCGCTGAAATACGTGCGGAGCAGACGGCATCCGCTGCGGCAGGTTTGCGGGATGTCTTTTTTGCCTATGATAGTTTTTCCATCACAGACGAAGGGCGCCACGCGCTCAGCAACGATGCGGAGTGGATCAAATCAAATGCACAGGTCCAGCTGAAGATCGAAGGCCATTGTGACGAGCGCGGTACGTCCGCGTATAACCTGGTGTTGGGCGAGAAGCGGGCAAAAGCCGTTCGAAACTACCTCGTCGAGCTGGGGGTGGTTCCTCAGCACCTCTCGGTCGTCTCCTATGGAAAAGAACGGCCGTTTTGCACGGAACATGGGGAACAGTGCTACTCGATGAATCGTCGAGGGCATCTTGTCGTGAAGGTCGGGAAATAG
- the tolB gene encoding Tol-Pal system beta propeller repeat protein TolB produces MTLRTLVIAGFCALVGLVWIIESGAADVFLEAARPDFQKIPLAIAGIENLGGTESPEGRVKLGSRIEEVLKTDVRRSLVFALVDVNGLGIKSGQLGAEPDPSFKHAVENGVSVVVWGRAGIKSGNKDADVNMDGYVYDAGNNEVVGGKRYVGSTSVVRLMAHRFADELVFRYTGEPGIARTKIAYVSELGSARELFLMDYDGYDPRQLTADGFLNLMPRWSPDRRYLVFTTYRNRNTQDIDLLELATGKRWTLVSQGGLNITPALSPDGNFLAYSSSSEGNAELYRMDTHTKAVQRLTTNAGGDLSPSWAPSGRELAFTSDRNGGPQVFLISADGSNVRRLTFEGDYNAAPAWSPRGNWIAYVCRTPRKEYKLCLITPDGQKRVQLTTGPGVDDSPSWSPDGRHIVFSSTADGKSHIYMINTDGKDLERITFTGTHNSAPAWSPAS; encoded by the coding sequence ATGACGCTACGAACGCTCGTGATCGCGGGTTTCTGTGCCCTGGTCGGCCTGGTGTGGATCATCGAATCTGGTGCTGCCGACGTATTCCTCGAAGCGGCGAGGCCTGATTTTCAAAAAATTCCATTGGCCATTGCCGGAATTGAGAATCTGGGTGGTACGGAGTCACCGGAGGGTCGCGTGAAGCTCGGCAGCCGTATTGAAGAGGTCCTCAAAACGGATGTGCGTCGCTCCCTGGTGTTTGCTCTCGTCGATGTGAATGGTCTCGGCATTAAGTCCGGCCAGCTGGGAGCTGAGCCGGATCCATCCTTCAAACACGCGGTTGAGAACGGCGTGTCGGTCGTGGTGTGGGGACGAGCTGGTATTAAGAGTGGGAATAAAGATGCCGATGTGAATATGGACGGCTATGTCTATGACGCCGGGAATAACGAGGTAGTCGGTGGGAAACGATACGTGGGCTCAACCTCGGTGGTTCGGCTGATGGCCCATCGATTTGCGGATGAGCTGGTGTTTCGTTATACCGGAGAACCGGGGATCGCTCGGACGAAAATCGCCTATGTGTCGGAGCTGGGATCGGCGCGGGAATTGTTCCTGATGGACTATGATGGATACGATCCGCGGCAACTGACGGCCGACGGATTTTTGAACTTGATGCCGCGCTGGTCTCCCGATCGACGATATTTGGTCTTTACGACCTACCGCAATCGGAATACGCAAGATATCGATCTCCTGGAGCTCGCGACTGGAAAACGCTGGACCCTGGTCTCACAGGGAGGACTGAACATCACGCCGGCACTTTCTCCTGACGGGAATTTTCTTGCGTATTCATCGAGTTCAGAGGGGAATGCGGAACTCTATCGCATGGACACCCACACGAAAGCGGTGCAACGGTTGACGACCAATGCCGGCGGAGATCTTTCCCCTTCCTGGGCACCGTCTGGCCGTGAGTTGGCCTTTACCTCTGACCGAAATGGCGGACCGCAAGTGTTTCTCATTAGCGCGGATGGATCCAATGTGCGCCGATTGACCTTTGAGGGAGATTATAATGCGGCTCCCGCCTGGTCTCCTCGAGGGAATTGGATCGCGTATGTGTGCCGGACTCCACGAAAAGAGTACAAGCTTTGTCTGATCACGCCCGATGGGCAGAAACGCGTGCAGCTGACAACCGGGCCGGGGGTTGATGATTCCCCTTCGTGGTCCCCTGACGGACGTCACATTGTATTTAGTTCCACTGCAGACGGGAAAAGCCACATCTATATGATTAATACGGACGGGAAAGACTTGGAACGGATTACCTTCACGGGGACTCACAATAGCGCACCGGCATGGTCTCCCGCCTCGTGA